The following proteins come from a genomic window of Hydractinia symbiolongicarpus strain clone_291-10 chromosome 2, HSymV2.1, whole genome shotgun sequence:
- the LOC130630739 gene encoding uncharacterized protein LOC130630739: MSSLILYNSNYWLRVQLSMHHVVQPAMLYTLHNDGNDIKYKGMPRNKSQLYAEISALKLSHSKDFKVLKPDQLEIMLPSNGSNETDSSKFDTTITYFLIRKGTNLPKPRGGWKTPLPPMCGDDKRSYACFQAKKKRNEFAHAHNMSMKTQEFEDTWNDIIDIVTELGCYPNYEQLMKDLKSAPLEPHISNIYKIIQKELAYLQTDFTQLKCDNETLRNDLVITKSQLQQVNIEKLENMLQDFKDLDNTVDGIKSQLDEKIDRCELEEKASKNDLYLIKSELEKKICDHTPSPKRKSIEDLNMPDGNSLKKDTVIRTYKDNNGHTIMKVLANGKDTNLKLQISSTMNEYDITELQKNQDYTVERIGQYLFVRLFKQVPIQLYDLNMTMLDVEGNCKEMKLEESLHDCTLSTRDTTFTVSSHTSEEFNELIDRVKNVPYSNKPIAYQSSGNSHTTYLSRDEWKLLGQRYTKTFFTKEFNNILSEALQFPPYVRNSEVSEWAYRIKTTMSGYREGVVAVITDYNTLEHIQFLKFETKGMPKLIQSNYTKRILFMYLNSNIMFNIRYTNSSCFLQVQKEFENGEKDIQLLSIANSSFILTGDITFVNVVLAENFVKSDYSYFCKDCHLLDKNINESDDKIKKFFCNLIAQYEQISKRVSKDEVTKRFMEVISSIVSFMATRKSMFPLLPTLNKDTGHQVRSIMLNKEQMDILHSKETKKIIVGDYGTGKTLLGIYYLKYLAERAEKDTLIFHITWDSKSLLVYDVESFVQNIQHNEHVGIVAISIVELATRLSLNKLPSLSQLLKEMVKTYKGLLLHVVIDECDCGRLSVKQAQELKSTLSMKELDRSHIIILPQSLEKRRTHISFKKRTVHDQYQYKETGMGVFTLHHCMRTTLQNFKVIHRLENAVEGKKNISHHPKMVKDTIKRQKSLTQRLSPFLERKSFSDEADEVFTFDKKVVNASSSPGRTKEIQLPLDIDSNVPPKLTDSNIKTETMYHYRTSSVIGHNIQGEIPIIFSFEDGEKTNSEIIILLAITLNAFKFSNHNVNRLILCESTFCQLIMKYVLHLLDVDTITYNSISNWKLQCINGNEIESLPASNDFTLLTNYQGARGREADEVILCMEDDNLTPKHLMLECLSRSTSRICIVFFNKRKSIASSSSFLNLFKAKERSKSSSNDLLNLSRNEENDLLKKICIKSVSGNITDSLYVEGKEDGEIKVNKGARRFKNFYACLDALLRDVCFDEPEQDQVHYMLYRKLQQPIQVKHLVCTYMNENTSMLAWTNEGFDYALQKRKFKENKEYSNWCEVPVLFDGNCRMEDLEYGSTYQFSVVAYSNVGVAKPTVLTYKHEIPGEKKFDDIRDFLQYGDVAQMTDVLRSQPNIIKERGYRGDTPLLYAADCQSVSMVQLLLDYGSCVFEVNDNKETAYHVSAINGHAAILETLLHHSCSAINYVDKNNNTSLHCASLYGSVECVRLLLEHDADTELTDKNGRTAAEVACTGWGAEQNNRIVIEEIFTHFFLKKNNK, from the exons ATGTCATCTCTGATACTATATAACAGTAACTATTGGCTACGTGTCCAACTTAGTATGCACCATGTTGTACAACCTGCTATGTTATATACTTTGCACAATGATGGAAATGATATCAAGTATAAAGGCATGCCACGTAACAAAAGTCAACTGTATGCAGAAATTTCGGCACTGAAATTGTCACATTCTAAAGACTTCAAAGTGTTAAAGCCAGATCAATTGGAGATTATGTTACCATCAAATGGCTCTAATGAAACGGACTCCAGCAAATTCGATACGACTATTACCTATTTTCTCATCAGAAAAGGAACAAATCTTCCAAAGCCACGAGGAGGGTGGAAAACTCCACTGCCGCCTATGTGTGGAGATGATAAAAGGAGTTATGCATGTTTTCAAGCGAAAAAGAAACGCAATGAATTTGCGCATGCGCACAATATGAGTATGAAAACACAAGAATTTGAAGATACTTGGAATGATATAATTGATATTGTCACTGAACTTGGTTGCTACCCGAACTATGAACAACTCATGAAAGACCTCAAATCAGCTCCACTGGAACCAcatatttcaaatatatataaaatcataCAGAAAGAATTAGCGTATTTACAAACTGATTTTACACAACTAAAATGTGATAATGAAACGCTCAGAAATGATTTGGTGATAACGAAATCTCAGTTGCAACAAGTTAACATTGAAA aacTTGAAAATATGCTGCAAGACTTCAAAGATTTGGATAACACTGTGGATGGAATTAAATCCCAATTAGATGagaagatagatagatgtgagTTGGAAGAAAAAGCAAGCAAGAACGATTTATATCTTATAAAAAGTGaattagaaaagaaaatttgtgATCATACTCCAtctccaaaaagaaaatcaattgAAGATTTAAATATGCCAGATGggaacagtttaaaaaaagataCCGT GATACGTACATACAAAGACAACAATGGCCATACGATCATGAAAGTACTGGCAAATGGAAAGGACACAAACTTGAAGCTTCAGATATCTTCTACTATGAATGAATACGATATCACTGAACTGCAAAAAAATCAGGATTACACAGTGGAGCGTATCGGACAGTACTTGTTTGTCAGGTTGTTCAAGCAGGTACCAATACAGCTGTATGATTTGAACATGACAATGTTGGATGTTGAAGGTAACTGTAAAGAAATGAAGTTAGAGG AGTCTTTACACGATTGCACGCTTTCAACACGTGACACAACTTTTACAGTATCCTCGCACACTTCTGAAGAGTTTAATGAACTGATCGACCGTGTGAAAAACGTCCCATACAGTAACAAGCCGATAGCCTACCAATCAAGTGGTAACAGTCACACAACGTATTTGTCACGAGACGAATGGAAATTGCTTGGTCAGCGatacacaaaaacatttttcacaaaAGAGTTTAATAACATTCTGTCAGAGGCATTGCAATTTCCACCTTACGTAAGAAATAGTGAAGTGTCTGAGTGGGCTTACCGCATTAAAACTACCATGAGTGGTTACAGAGAAGGCGTGGTTGCTGTTATCACAGATTATAACACGCTTGAACATATTCAATTCCTAAAATTCGAAACTAAAGGCATGCCGAAATTGATACAAAGCAACTACACCAAACGGATTCTATTCATGTATTTAAACTCAAATATAATGTTTAACATACGATATACTAACTCGTCATGCTTTCTTCAAGTACAAAAAGAGTTTGAAAATGGCGAGAAGGATATCCAACTTTTGTCTATTGCAAattcaagttttattttaactGGTGACATCACGTTCGTCAACGTTGTGTTAGCTGAAAACTTTGTCAAAAGTGACTACTCGTATTTTTGCAAAGATTGTCATCTGctggacaaaaatataaatgaaagtgatgataaaataaaaaagtttttctgtaATTTAATTGCTCAATACGAACAAATTAGTAAGCGAGTGAGTAAAGATGAGGTCACAAAAAGGTTCATGGAGGTCATCAGCTCAATAGTTAGTTTTATGGCAACAAGAAAATCCATGTTCCCTCTACTGCCGACCCTAAATAAAGACACAGGCCACCAGGTACGCTCGATCATGCTCAATAAGGAGCAAATGGATATTCTGCATAgtaaagaaacaaagaaaatcaTTGTGGGAGATTATGGCACTGGCAAAACTTTACTGGGAATATATTATCTAAAATATTTGGCTGAACGTGCAGAAAAGGATACGTTGATCTTTCACATCACTTGGGATTCAAAAAGTCTGTTGGTCTACGACGTGGAAAGCTTCGTGCAGAATATTCAACATAATGAGCATGTTGGTATTGTTGCCATTAGTATTGTTGAGTTAGCTACAAGGCTTAGCTTGAATAAATTACCATCATTGTCGCAGCTACTTAAGGAGATGGTAAAAACGTACAAGGGGTTACTACTTCATGTTGTGATTGACGAATGCGACTGTGGAAGGTTGTCAGTAAAACAAGCTCAAGAATTAAAATCAACTCTGTCCATGAAGGAACTCGATAGATCGCACATCATTATTTTACCGCAAAGTTTGGAAAAACGTAGGACGCACATTTCGTTTAAGAAAAGGACGGTGCACGATCAATACCAGTACAAAGAAACTGGAATGGGTGTTTTCACCTTACATCACTGCATGAGAACAACTTTGCAAAATTTCAAAGTTATACATCGATTGGAGAATGCAGTAGAAGGCAAGAAAAACATATCTCATCACCCAAAGATGGTGAAAGATACAATAAAACGTCAGAAATCTTTGACTCAAAGGTTATCTCCCTTTCTggaaagaaaaagtttttccgACGAAGCTGATGAAGTGTTTACATTTGACAAAAAAGTTGTAAATGCTTCGTCATCACCaggaagaacaaaagaaatacaactacCTTTGGATATAGATTCCAATGTACCACCTAAGTTAACTGATTCAAATATCAAAACAGAAACCATGTACCACTACAGAACAAGCTCTGTTATTGGTCATAACATTCAAGGAGAAATACCAATCATCTTTTCGTTTGAGGACggagaaaaaacaaacagtgAAATTATAATTCTGTTGGCAATAACATTAAATGCATTTAAATTTTCCAACCACAACGTGAATCGACTTATCCTCTGTGAAAGCACGTTCTGTCAGCTCATAATGAAGTATGTTCTTCATTTACTGGACGTTGATACAATAACTTACAATTCAATCTCCAACTGGAAATTACAATGCATCAATGGAAATGAAATTGAATCTCTACCAGCCAGTAATGATTTTACATTACTGACAAACTATCAAGGTGCAAGAGGAAGGGAAGCAGATGAAGTTATTTTGTGTATGGAAGACGATAATCTGACACCAAAGCATTTAATGTTGGAATGCTTGAGTAGGAGCACGTCCAGAATATGTATAGTATTCTTTAACAAAAGAAAATCAATCGCTTCTTCATCAAGCTTTCTAAATCTGTTCAAAGCCAAGGAGAGGTCGAAATCTTCGTCAAATGACTTGCTTAACTTGAGCAGAAATGAAGAAAATGATTTGCTAAAGAAAATTTGCATCAAAAGTGTTTCAGGTAATATAACAGATAGTCTCTATGTAGAGGGGAAGGAAGATGGTGAGATCAAAGTCAATAAAGGAGCaagaaggtttaaaaatttttatgcttGTTTGGACGCACTGCTTCGCGACGTTTGCTTCGACGAACCTGAACAAGACCAGGTGCATTACATGCTGTATAGAAA gCTACAACAACCAATACAGGTAAAACATTTGGTGTGTACTTACATGAATGAAAACACAAGTATGTTGGCTTGGACGAATGAAGGCTTTGATTATGCTTTGCAGAAAAGGaaattcaaagaaaataaagaatacAGCAACTGGTGTGAAGTTCCTGTTCTGTTTGATGGAAATTGCCGAATGGAAGATTTGGAGTATGGAAGTACTTACCAATTTTCAGTGGTTGCTTATAGTAATGTGGGAGTCGCCAAACCAACTGTTTTGACGTACAAACACGA AATTCCTGGCGAGAAGAAATTTGATG ATATTCGCGATTTCTTACAGTACGGTGATGTGGCGCAAATGACTGATGTGCTCAGAAGTCAGCCTAACATTATCAAAGAAAGAGGTTATCGTGGAGACACGCCATTATTATATGCAGCAGACTGCCAATCAGTGAGTATGGTGCAACTGCTGTTGGATTATGGAAGTTGTGTGTTTGAAGTTAATGATAACAAAGAGACAGCTTACCATGTCAGTGCCATAAATGGTCATGCGGCCATCTTGGAAACATTACTGCACCATAGTTGTTCAGCAATTAACTACGTGGACAAAAACAATAACACTTCCCTGCATTGTGCGTCGCTGTATGGCTCTGTTGAATGTGTACGGTTACTTCTGGAACATGATGCAGATACTGAGTTGACGGACAAAAATGGTAGAACAGCTGCAGAGGTTGCATGCACAGGGTGGGGGGCTGAGCAAAATAACCGGATTGTAATAGAGGAGATATTTACGcattttttccttaaaaagaataataaataa